From Enterococcus mediterraneensis, the proteins below share one genomic window:
- the rpmF gene encoding 50S ribosomal protein L32 translates to MAVPARRTSKAKKAKRRTHYKLTINGLNECPNCGELRKSHHVCANCGYYDGKDVATKEA, encoded by the coding sequence CAGTACCAGCTAGAAGAACTTCTAAAGCGAAAAAAGCAAAACGTCGTACTCATTACAAATTGACTATCAATGGTTTGAACGAATGTCCAAACTGTGGTGAATTAAGAAAAAGCCATCACGTATGTGCAAACTGCGGTTACTATGATGGTAAGGACGTTGCAACAAAAGAAGCATAA
- the gndA gene encoding NADP-dependent phosphogluconate dehydrogenase: MSKQQIGVVGMAVMGKNLALNIESRGYSVALFNRTGSKTEAVVNEHPDKNFKATYTIEEFVDSIEKPRRILLMVKAGAATDATIQELLPHLDKGDILIDGGNTFFKDTMRRNEELANSGINFIGTGVSGGEEGALKGPSIMPGGQKEAYELVAPILEQISAKAEDGAPCVTYIGPNGAGHYVKMVHNGIEYGDMQLIAESYDLMKNILGLSVDEMAEIFKEWNQGELDSYLIEITADILTRKDDLGTGAPIVDVILDAAGNKGTGKWTSQSALDLGVPLPLITESVFARYISAYKEERVNASKVLPKPDKYEFTGDKKELIEKIRQALYFSKIMSYAQGFAQLRVASKEYDWELPFGEIAKIWRAGCIIRAQFLQKITDAYDRTPDLENLLLDDYFVEITKKYQQAVREVVALAVQAGVPVPTFSSAIAYFDSYRSDRLPANMIQAQRDYFGAHTYERTDREGIFHYSWYHEE, encoded by the coding sequence ATGTCAAAACAACAAATCGGCGTTGTCGGTATGGCTGTCATGGGTAAAAACTTGGCATTGAATATTGAAAGCCGCGGTTATTCAGTGGCTTTGTTCAATCGCACAGGTTCAAAAACCGAAGCTGTAGTTAACGAACATCCTGATAAAAATTTTAAAGCTACCTATACGATAGAGGAATTTGTGGATTCTATTGAAAAACCACGTCGAATCTTATTGATGGTCAAAGCTGGCGCGGCAACAGACGCAACGATCCAAGAATTACTGCCTCATTTAGATAAAGGCGACATCTTGATCGATGGCGGGAACACATTCTTTAAAGATACAATGCGCCGCAACGAAGAATTAGCCAACTCAGGCATCAACTTTATCGGTACTGGTGTTTCAGGCGGTGAAGAAGGCGCATTGAAGGGACCTTCTATCATGCCTGGTGGGCAAAAAGAAGCCTATGAATTAGTTGCACCGATCTTAGAGCAAATCTCAGCTAAAGCTGAAGACGGCGCTCCATGTGTGACTTATATCGGACCAAACGGAGCTGGACATTACGTAAAAATGGTCCACAATGGGATCGAATACGGCGATATGCAATTGATCGCTGAATCTTACGACTTAATGAAAAACATCTTAGGATTGTCAGTTGATGAGATGGCTGAAATCTTTAAAGAGTGGAATCAAGGCGAACTTGACAGCTACTTGATCGAGATCACTGCCGACATTTTGACTAGAAAAGATGATTTAGGAACTGGCGCGCCGATCGTTGATGTGATCTTAGACGCAGCCGGCAATAAAGGTACCGGAAAATGGACCAGCCAAAGCGCATTAGACTTAGGTGTTCCATTACCATTGATCACTGAATCAGTCTTTGCTCGTTACATCTCTGCTTACAAAGAAGAACGTGTGAACGCAAGCAAAGTATTGCCTAAACCTGATAAATACGAATTTACTGGCGATAAGAAAGAATTGATCGAAAAGATCCGCCAAGCATTATATTTCAGTAAAATCATGAGCTATGCGCAAGGTTTTGCTCAATTGCGTGTTGCTTCGAAAGAATACGATTGGGAATTGCCATTTGGTGAAATTGCGAAGATTTGGCGTGCCGGCTGTATCATCCGTGCACAATTCTTGCAAAAGATCACTGATGCATACGACCGTACACCAGACCTTGAAAATCTATTATTAGATGATTACTTTGTAGAGATCACGAAAAAATACCAACAAGCAGTACGTGAAGTGGTCGCTTTAGCTGTTCAAGCCGGCGTCCCTGTACCAACCTTCTCTTCTGCGATCGCTTATTTCGATTCCTATCGTTCTGATCGTCTGCCAGCCAATATGATCCAAGCACAACGGGATTACTTTGGTGCGCATACTTATGAACGGACAGATCGTGAAGGAATCTTCCATTACAGCTGGTATCACGAAGAATAA
- a CDS encoding response regulator transcription factor yields MSNILIIEDEKNLARFVELELKHEGYNAEVHYNGRTGLDAALNNEWDAILLDLMLPELNGLEVCRRVRQVKNTPIIMMTARDSVIDRVSGLDHGADDYIVKPFAIEELLARLRALLRRIDIEGDKNVAKQTTITYRDLTIEKENRVVRRGSEVIELTKREYELLLTLMENVNVVLARDVLLNKVWGYETEVETNVVDVYIRYLRNKIDVPGEESYIQTVRGTGYVMRS; encoded by the coding sequence ATGAGTAATATTCTAATCATTGAAGATGAAAAGAACTTGGCGCGTTTTGTAGAATTAGAACTGAAACATGAAGGATATAACGCGGAAGTTCATTACAACGGCCGAACAGGATTGGATGCTGCTTTGAATAATGAGTGGGATGCTATTTTATTAGACCTGATGCTGCCGGAATTGAATGGTCTGGAAGTATGTCGTCGGGTCCGCCAAGTGAAAAATACACCTATCATCATGATGACGGCACGGGACTCTGTTATTGACCGAGTATCCGGATTGGATCATGGGGCAGATGATTATATCGTCAAACCTTTTGCAATCGAAGAATTATTAGCTCGTCTGCGGGCATTATTGCGCCGTATCGATATCGAAGGTGATAAAAACGTCGCAAAACAAACGACCATCACTTATCGCGATTTAACGATCGAAAAGGAAAATCGTGTTGTTCGCCGCGGCTCTGAAGTTATCGAATTGACGAAACGCGAATATGAATTACTATTAACGTTGATGGAAAACGTCAATGTTGTTTTAGCGCGCGACGTATTGCTTAACAAAGTCTGGGGCTACGAAACAGAAGTAGAAACCAACGTCGTGGATGTGTACATCCGTTATCTGCGCAACAAAATCGATGTTCCAGGGGAGGAAAGCTACATCCAAACCGTTCGCGGAACAGGTTATGTGATGCGCTCGTGA
- a CDS encoding HAMP domain-containing sensor histidine kinase: protein MKKIKDKISSKGLKGPSLTIKWAFASSFFIFVVFTIFAVITYKSSVNLIVAKERKNIGQTISSVASRLANSDSELTVLNTYRSLTNNDPEENSQYDRTSIVEGNLMKIDPFISELGQDALSLYVYNLEEKLVFKTHDDDLALFQTTRKDPTIITVNGITGFLSIQPIYSKTTTEKIGYAQTFYELSSFYEIRSKLLLTLIVLEVISLILSSILGFFLSAYFLKPLKVLRDTMDTVRKNPESDAHMPEINTNDELTDLAEIFNEMLDRMRTYIEQQKQFVEDVSHELRTPVAIMEGHLSLLQRWGKDDPEVLEESLAASVQELSRMKSLVQEMLDLSRAEQVDIQYTHETTHAKEVTYQVYNNFKMLYPEFTFTLDDDLSDEVTLSIYRNHFEQIIIIILDNAVKYSTDRKEVHISISTQGKDFELAIQDFGEGVSEEDLDKIFNRFYRVDKARARTKGGNGLGLSIAKQLLASYKGRIAAESVIGQGTIFRIFIPIHQEK, encoded by the coding sequence GTGAAAAAAATAAAAGACAAGATTTCTTCGAAAGGACTAAAAGGCCCATCTTTAACAATCAAATGGGCTTTTGCTAGTTCTTTCTTTATCTTTGTTGTTTTTACGATTTTTGCGGTGATCACCTATAAGTCTTCCGTCAATCTGATCGTAGCTAAAGAAAGAAAGAACATCGGACAGACGATTTCTAGTGTCGCTTCGCGTTTAGCGAATTCTGACAGCGAATTGACTGTTCTCAATACGTACCGCAGTCTGACTAATAATGACCCTGAAGAAAACAGCCAATATGATCGTACTTCTATCGTAGAAGGCAACCTGATGAAAATCGATCCGTTTATTTCGGAGTTGGGACAGGATGCCCTTAGTCTATACGTTTATAATCTAGAAGAAAAATTGGTGTTTAAGACACACGATGATGACCTCGCGTTGTTCCAAACGACAAGGAAAGATCCAACGATCATTACAGTCAATGGGATTACCGGGTTTTTATCGATTCAACCGATCTATTCGAAAACAACGACAGAAAAAATCGGATATGCACAGACCTTTTATGAATTGTCATCATTTTATGAGATTCGCAGCAAACTTTTGCTGACGCTGATCGTTTTAGAAGTCATCTCATTGATTTTAAGTAGTATTTTAGGTTTTTTCCTATCAGCATACTTCCTGAAACCTTTAAAAGTATTGAGAGATACAATGGATACCGTTCGGAAAAATCCAGAATCTGATGCCCATATGCCTGAGATCAATACAAATGACGAACTGACCGATTTAGCTGAGATTTTTAATGAAATGCTGGATCGCATGCGGACCTACATCGAACAACAAAAACAATTTGTAGAAGATGTATCTCATGAATTGCGTACGCCTGTAGCGATCATGGAAGGACATCTGAGCTTGTTGCAACGATGGGGGAAAGATGATCCAGAAGTATTAGAAGAGTCGTTGGCCGCCAGCGTCCAAGAATTGAGCCGCATGAAGAGTTTGGTCCAAGAGATGCTGGACCTTTCCCGAGCGGAACAAGTAGACATCCAATACACCCACGAAACCACGCATGCTAAAGAAGTTACTTATCAAGTATACAATAATTTTAAAATGCTCTATCCAGAGTTTACATTTACGTTAGATGATGATCTTTCTGATGAAGTTACTTTAAGTATCTATCGAAACCACTTCGAACAGATTATTATTATCATTTTGGATAATGCCGTGAAATACTCCACCGATCGGAAAGAAGTTCATATTTCGATTTCCACGCAAGGAAAAGATTTTGAGCTTGCCATCCAAGATTTTGGTGAAGGGGTCTCTGAAGAGGATCTAGATAAGATCTTTAACCGTTTTTATCGCGTAGATAAAGCTCGTGCACGCACGAAAGGCGGTAATGGTTTAGGCTTGTCGATCGCTAAACAACTTTTAGCAAGCTACAAAGGACGCATTGCAGCGGAAAGTGTAATCGGACAAGGAACGATTTTTAGAATCTTTATCCCGATCCATCAAGAAAAATAG
- a CDS encoding potassium channel family protein, with amino-acid sequence MKKHIYDITIAILAVISITLVVLDFSSVISLKDQPYQSIDTSILVIFAIDYAYRFWKADKKGQFFRKNIFDLIAIIPFNTIFSFFRIARVFRIARISRFARLSHLVGVTGKLTKHLSDFLKTKNFIQVLYVSAALILVSAAIYSYAENISYLKSIWWALVTATTVGYGDLAPTSPLGRIAAVMLMLLGIGFIGLLTSTITEYFSSQGDPTTIDDLEEKIDLLLKKVDQLEEKVDQLSDSDKEK; translated from the coding sequence ATGAAAAAACACATATACGACATCACGATCGCCATACTGGCCGTCATTTCCATTACTTTAGTAGTTCTTGATTTTTCTTCTGTTATTTCCCTTAAAGATCAACCTTATCAATCGATCGATACTAGTATCTTGGTGATTTTTGCCATAGATTACGCCTACCGTTTTTGGAAAGCAGATAAAAAAGGACAATTTTTCCGCAAGAATATTTTTGACTTGATCGCTATCATTCCTTTCAATACGATCTTTTCCTTTTTCAGGATCGCGCGAGTCTTCAGGATTGCTCGGATCTCTCGTTTTGCCAGATTGAGTCATCTAGTCGGCGTTACCGGTAAATTGACAAAACATCTATCTGATTTTCTCAAGACTAAAAATTTCATTCAAGTATTGTACGTATCAGCGGCACTGATCCTTGTTTCTGCCGCTATCTATTCCTATGCTGAAAATATCTCTTATTTAAAATCGATCTGGTGGGCATTAGTCACCGCAACCACTGTCGGTTATGGCGATCTCGCCCCTACAAGTCCCCTGGGCAGGATAGCCGCTGTGATGCTCATGCTGCTGGGGATCGGGTTCATTGGTCTTCTGACTTCTACTATTACTGAATACTTCAGCTCTCAAGGTGATCCAACGACGATTGACGATTTGGAGGAAAAAATCGATCTGCTGCTCAAAAAAGTTGACCAACTCGAAGAAAAAGTCGATCAACTATCAGACTCAGACAAGGAAAAATAA
- a CDS encoding hydroxymethylglutaryl-CoA synthase, with amino-acid sequence MTVGIDKISFFVPPYYIDMTDLAHARDVDPNKFHIGIGQDQMAVNPASQDIITFAANAAEKILTDEDKQAINMVIVGTESSIDESKASAVVLHRLMGIQPFARSFEIKEACYGATAGLMLAKNHIQQNPDKKVLVIAADIAKYGLNSGGEPTQGAGAVAMLISSNPKILVLNDDNVSLTQDIYDFWRPTNHAYPIVDGPLSNETYIASFGKVWQEYVRRTGKTFNDFAALTFHIPYTKMGKKALLAQISELPEEEQNRLLARYEESIVYSRRIGNLYTGSLYLGLVSLLENSTFLNAGDQIGLFSYGSGAVAEFFTGELAAGYQEQLNPSYHQQLLADRSQLTISEYETMFSETLDIDKDQSFNDATPFSIRGINNTIRTYKEN; translated from the coding sequence ATGACAGTAGGTATAGATAAAATCAGTTTCTTCGTCCCCCCTTATTATATAGATATGACCGATTTGGCTCACGCTCGCGATGTAGACCCTAATAAATTCCATATCGGTATCGGACAAGATCAAATGGCAGTCAATCCTGCCAGTCAAGATATCATCACTTTTGCGGCCAATGCTGCTGAAAAAATCTTGACGGATGAAGACAAACAAGCGATCAATATGGTCATCGTAGGTACGGAATCCAGTATCGATGAATCCAAAGCTTCCGCTGTAGTATTGCATCGGTTGATGGGCATCCAACCTTTCGCCCGCTCTTTTGAGATCAAAGAAGCCTGCTATGGCGCAACAGCAGGCTTAATGCTTGCGAAAAATCATATCCAGCAAAATCCAGACAAGAAAGTGCTGGTCATTGCTGCAGATATCGCCAAATACGGATTGAATTCCGGTGGCGAACCCACGCAAGGTGCCGGTGCAGTGGCGATGTTGATTTCCAGCAATCCTAAGATCTTAGTTTTAAACGACGACAATGTCAGCTTGACTCAAGATATTTATGATTTTTGGCGGCCAACAAATCATGCGTATCCGATCGTCGACGGTCCTCTTTCAAATGAAACCTACATCGCTTCATTTGGTAAGGTGTGGCAAGAATACGTACGCAGAACCGGCAAAACATTCAACGATTTTGCCGCATTGACATTCCATATCCCTTATACAAAGATGGGAAAAAAAGCTTTATTGGCACAAATTTCAGAGCTTCCTGAAGAAGAACAAAACCGCTTGTTGGCGCGTTATGAGGAAAGTATCGTTTACAGCCGACGGATCGGCAATCTGTATACCGGATCTCTTTATCTAGGATTGGTTTCTTTATTGGAAAACAGTACCTTCCTTAACGCCGGAGACCAAATTGGTTTGTTCAGCTATGGTTCAGGTGCGGTCGCCGAATTTTTCACAGGCGAACTGGCAGCCGGTTACCAAGAGCAGCTAAATCCAAGCTATCATCAACAGCTTTTAGCAGATCGCAGTCAATTGACGATCTCAGAATATGAAACGATGTTTTCAGAAACATTAGATATCGACAAAGATCAATCCTTCAACGATGCAACTCCATTCAGCATCCGCGGTATCAATAATACGATCCGTACGTATAAGGAAAATTAA
- a CDS encoding hydroxymethylglutaryl-CoA reductase, degradative produces the protein MKEVVIIDALRTPIGKYKGALSKNSAVNLGTQVTKALLARNHGIKDAVEQVIFGNVLQAGNGQNPARQIAVNSGLSVEVPASTINEVCGSGMKAVILAKQLIQLEEAEVVIAGGTESMSQAPMLAPYQAENGEYGEPVLSMLQDGLMDAFSGTHMGLTAENVAKKFQVTREQQDQFAYQSQMKAAKAQAAGSFDPEIIPVEAGDVQVKEDESIRPNTTVEKLGTLRTVFKEDGTVTAGNASTLNDGASAILLASKSYAEEHGLEYLAVIKDAVEVGIDPSIMGISPIKAIQKLLAKNQMDIEDIDLFEINEAFAASSTVVEEQLGIEAEKVNIYGGGISLGHPIGATGARILTTLSYQLKEHGKRYGVASLCIGGGLGLAVLLEHPEKKQPSKFYELTPGQRLTLLEEEKKISNSTKEEFQKMALEESIADHLIENQISEFSIPLGVSRNVQVNGRTYTVPMATEEPSVIAACSNGAKISGNFKATVTSRLMRGQIVFQDVHDPQELIKKIHERKKEISQRADESYPSILKRGGGFAGLETRILDGDFVSTDIFVDVKDAMGANIVNTILEGIAGAFREWFPEEKILFSILSNYATESLVRVECKIPFDRLAKKDGHLIAEKIAAASRYAEIDPYRAATHNKGIMNGIQAVVLATGNDTRAVAAGCHAYAAGNGAYRSLSRWEIKDDQLWGSLVLPMAVATAGGATNLLPKAKAALELLGVDNAVELAEVIASVGLAQNLAALKALVSEGIQKGHMALQARSLAMTVGAKGDEVSEIASRLQQEKVMNQKTAQAILEELRKQR, from the coding sequence TTGAAAGAAGTTGTCATTATTGATGCATTGCGAACACCAATTGGAAAATATAAAGGCGCGCTGAGCAAAAACAGTGCCGTGAATTTAGGAACACAAGTAACGAAAGCATTGCTGGCACGCAATCATGGGATCAAAGATGCGGTGGAGCAGGTGATCTTTGGTAATGTACTGCAAGCCGGAAACGGTCAAAATCCCGCGCGGCAGATCGCAGTGAACAGCGGACTTTCGGTAGAGGTCCCAGCGTCCACCATCAACGAAGTGTGCGGATCGGGGATGAAAGCGGTGATCTTGGCGAAACAACTGATCCAATTAGAAGAAGCTGAGGTCGTGATCGCCGGAGGAACCGAGAGTATGTCTCAAGCCCCGATGCTGGCTCCTTATCAAGCAGAAAACGGCGAATACGGCGAACCGGTTCTAAGTATGCTGCAAGATGGGCTGATGGATGCCTTCAGCGGCACGCATATGGGTTTGACAGCAGAGAATGTGGCGAAGAAATTCCAAGTGACAAGAGAACAGCAAGATCAATTTGCTTATCAGTCACAAATGAAGGCCGCAAAAGCTCAGGCCGCTGGATCATTTGATCCGGAAATCATACCGGTCGAAGCAGGCGATGTACAGGTCAAAGAAGATGAAAGTATTCGGCCTAATACGACGGTAGAAAAACTAGGCACATTGCGTACGGTCTTCAAAGAAGATGGCACGGTGACAGCCGGGAATGCATCCACATTGAACGATGGTGCTTCAGCGATCTTATTGGCTTCAAAAAGCTACGCGGAAGAACATGGCTTAGAGTATTTAGCAGTCATCAAAGACGCGGTAGAAGTTGGGATTGATCCTTCTATCATGGGGATCTCACCGATCAAAGCGATCCAAAAACTATTGGCAAAAAATCAAATGGATATAGAAGATATCGATTTGTTTGAGATCAATGAGGCGTTTGCAGCTTCATCGACAGTTGTTGAAGAACAATTGGGAATCGAGGCAGAGAAGGTCAATATCTACGGCGGCGGTATTTCATTGGGACATCCTATCGGTGCTACCGGCGCGCGGATCTTGACGACATTGAGCTATCAGTTGAAGGAACACGGTAAACGGTACGGAGTCGCTTCGTTATGTATTGGAGGCGGGCTGGGACTAGCAGTATTGCTGGAGCACCCCGAGAAAAAACAGCCGTCAAAGTTTTATGAGCTGACACCCGGACAGCGCTTGACTCTTTTAGAAGAAGAAAAAAAGATTTCTAATTCAACAAAAGAAGAGTTTCAAAAGATGGCGCTGGAAGAGTCTATTGCGGATCATTTGATCGAAAATCAGATCAGTGAATTTTCGATTCCTTTAGGTGTCAGCCGTAATGTACAGGTAAATGGACGAACTTATACTGTCCCGATGGCTACCGAGGAACCTTCTGTGATCGCCGCCTGCAGTAACGGTGCGAAGATCAGCGGTAATTTTAAAGCAACGGTAACCAGTCGATTGATGCGAGGACAGATCGTGTTTCAAGATGTTCACGATCCTCAAGAACTGATCAAAAAAATCCATGAACGAAAAAAAGAGATCAGTCAGAGAGCTGATGAAAGCTATCCGTCGATCTTAAAACGCGGCGGTGGTTTTGCCGGTTTGGAAACGCGGATATTGGACGGAGATTTTGTTTCGACAGATATTTTTGTAGATGTCAAAGACGCGATGGGAGCCAATATCGTCAATACGATTCTTGAAGGTATCGCAGGAGCGTTTCGAGAATGGTTTCCGGAAGAAAAGATCCTATTTAGTATTTTAAGTAATTATGCTACGGAATCGCTGGTTCGTGTCGAGTGCAAGATACCGTTTGACCGATTGGCGAAAAAAGATGGTCATTTGATTGCGGAAAAAATCGCTGCGGCGAGCCGTTATGCGGAAATCGATCCGTATCGAGCGGCGACTCACAATAAAGGGATCATGAATGGTATCCAAGCGGTAGTATTAGCTACGGGGAATGACACGAGAGCAGTAGCTGCCGGCTGTCATGCGTACGCTGCTGGCAATGGTGCCTATCGTTCATTGAGTCGCTGGGAAATAAAAGACGATCAGCTGTGGGGCTCTCTTGTGCTTCCTATGGCAGTGGCGACAGCTGGCGGAGCAACTAACCTTTTACCGAAAGCCAAGGCTGCGTTGGAGCTCTTAGGCGTTGATAATGCTGTTGAATTAGCAGAAGTGATCGCTTCTGTGGGCTTGGCGCAAAATCTCGCTGCTTTGAAAGCATTAGTCTCTGAAGGGATCCAAAAGGGTCATATGGCTTTACAGGCTCGTTCTTTGGCGATGACTGTTGGGGCTAAAGGAGATGAAGTCTCCGAGATTGCAAGCCGATTACAACAAGAAAAAGTTATGAACCAAAAGACTGCTCAGGCGATTTTAGAGGAATTGCGAAAACAAAGATGA
- a CDS encoding nucleoid-associated protein has translation MDIYLKKAILHVVDREAGTPVISQIELDLTTEYIREYLTKKIQKLATPQTKTGILMENSSFAEMAKETMTNFSEGSEKLLQRWFDSYQQSEDAPSADVFIVLYEQDTIQHLAFLKVNYTQAFTHYVDAQEEGIANKLIINRAILGNKTQKADEGIAVNLNDLSYELIEKKYTFSGEKMFYFSTNVIETQPVPSLEENVKVMKRVAEKIGEKFEAPKHDVAADIKEAVYTSIEESGQLAIKEVAQHVFKDNITAQMAFQEEVLEKGVADQTPMLREVKEITEKKYGKQKLKLSNGIELIVPLDVYRNRDLIEFVNNPDGTISVTIKNVEDVINKL, from the coding sequence ATGGATATCTATTTAAAAAAGGCGATCCTGCATGTTGTGGATCGCGAAGCGGGAACACCAGTGATCTCGCAAATCGAATTGGATCTAACAACAGAATATATTCGGGAATATTTAACGAAAAAGATCCAAAAATTAGCAACACCGCAAACAAAAACCGGTATCTTGATGGAAAATTCAAGTTTTGCGGAAATGGCTAAGGAAACGATGACCAATTTTTCAGAAGGCAGTGAAAAGCTGCTTCAACGCTGGTTCGACAGTTATCAGCAAAGCGAAGATGCTCCCAGCGCGGACGTCTTTATTGTTTTATACGAACAAGACACGATTCAGCATCTAGCCTTTTTAAAGGTCAACTATACGCAAGCTTTCACCCATTATGTAGACGCGCAAGAAGAAGGGATCGCCAATAAACTGATCATCAATCGGGCGATTTTAGGAAACAAGACGCAAAAGGCAGACGAAGGGATCGCGGTGAATCTGAATGATCTGAGTTATGAACTCATCGAGAAAAAATATACCTTTTCAGGAGAAAAGATGTTTTATTTTTCTACGAATGTGATCGAGACCCAGCCGGTTCCGTCGTTGGAAGAAAATGTCAAAGTCATGAAACGTGTGGCGGAAAAAATCGGCGAAAAATTCGAAGCGCCGAAGCATGACGTAGCTGCTGATATCAAAGAAGCCGTGTATACCTCCATTGAAGAAAGCGGGCAACTGGCGATCAAAGAAGTTGCGCAGCATGTTTTCAAAGACAATATCACCGCACAAATGGCCTTCCAAGAAGAAGTACTGGAAAAGGGTGTAGCGGATCAGACGCCGATGCTGCGGGAAGTCAAAGAAATCACAGAAAAGAAATACGGCAAACAAAAATTGAAATTATCCAACGGTATCGAATTGATCGTACCGCTAGATGTTTACCGTAACCGTGATCTGATCGAATTTGTCAATAATCCTGATGGTACGATTTCCGTGACCATCAAAAATGTCGAAGATGTCATCAACAAGCTGTGA
- a CDS encoding YxeA family protein has translation MKKTIPIVLLLIIFIGGCFYSYQYFYGGASYYTKITTNGEKTSETADNGETYTVYNYEDQPAYNEEGEKTTVELHESRDQPLRLNAYLKLKVNPRKGVLSWEEVSQKEVPKKALDKLE, from the coding sequence TTGAAAAAAACAATACCTATTGTGTTGCTTTTGATTATTTTTATTGGCGGCTGTTTTTACAGCTATCAGTATTTTTATGGCGGAGCCAGCTATTACACAAAGATCACGACAAATGGGGAAAAAACCAGTGAAACAGCTGATAATGGCGAGACGTACACTGTATATAATTATGAAGACCAGCCTGCCTATAATGAGGAAGGAGAAAAAACGACGGTCGAACTTCATGAGTCACGAGATCAGCCTTTGCGATTGAACGCCTACTTAAAATTAAAGGTCAACCCTCGTAAAGGGGTTCTAAGCTGGGAAGAAGTTTCTCAAAAAGAGGTACCAAAAAAAGCACTGGACAAATTGGAATGA
- the tuf gene encoding elongation factor Tu, which produces MAKEHYDRSKPHVNIGTIGHVDHGKTTLTAAITTVLGKKGLANPQDYASIDAAPEERERGITINTAHVEYETEKRHYAHIDAPGHADYVKNMITGAAQMDGAILVVSATDGPMPQTREHILLSRQVGVKYLIVFLNKTDLVDDDELIDLVEMEVRELLSEYGFPGDDIPVIKGSALKALEGDPDAEAAIMELMDTVDEYIPTPERDTDKPLLLPVEDVFSITGRGTVASGRIDRGEVKVGDEIEIVGIKPETQKAVVTGLEMFRKTLDYGQAGDNVGVLLRGITRDEIERGQVIAKPGSITPHTKFKAEVYVLTKEEGGRHTPFFTNYRPQFYFRTTDVTGNILLPEGVEMVMPGDNVTIDVELIHPIAVEQGTTFSIREGGRTVGSGIVTEIEA; this is translated from the coding sequence ATGGCAAAAGAACATTATGATCGAAGCAAACCACACGTTAATATTGGTACCATTGGCCACGTTGACCATGGGAAAACAACATTGACAGCTGCTATTACAACTGTTTTAGGGAAAAAAGGACTTGCGAATCCGCAAGATTATGCAAGTATCGATGCTGCTCCGGAAGAACGTGAACGCGGGATCACGATCAATACTGCACACGTTGAATACGAAACAGAAAAACGCCACTATGCTCACATCGATGCTCCTGGGCACGCGGACTATGTAAAGAACATGATCACTGGTGCCGCTCAAATGGATGGAGCCATCTTAGTTGTTTCCGCAACAGACGGTCCAATGCCTCAAACTCGTGAACACATTTTGCTTTCACGTCAAGTAGGTGTAAAATATCTGATCGTCTTCTTAAATAAAACTGATTTAGTTGATGATGATGAATTGATCGACTTGGTTGAAATGGAAGTTCGTGAATTATTATCTGAATATGGTTTCCCAGGCGATGATATTCCAGTGATCAAAGGTTCTGCTTTGAAAGCATTGGAAGGCGATCCAGATGCTGAAGCAGCCATCATGGAATTGATGGATACTGTAGATGAATACATCCCAACACCTGAACGCGACACAGACAAACCATTATTGCTGCCTGTCGAAGATGTCTTCTCAATCACTGGTCGCGGTACCGTTGCTTCTGGACGTATCGACCGTGGGGAAGTTAAAGTCGGCGATGAAATCGAAATCGTCGGGATCAAACCTGAAACACAAAAAGCTGTCGTTACTGGTTTGGAAATGTTCCGTAAAACATTGGATTATGGACAAGCCGGCGATAACGTTGGTGTCTTGCTTCGCGGGATCACTCGTGACGAAATCGAACGTGGTCAAGTTATCGCAAAACCAGGTTCTATCACACCGCATACGAAATTCAAAGCTGAAGTATATGTATTGACGAAAGAAGAAGGTGGTCGTCATACACCATTCTTCACCAACTATCGTCCACAATTCTACTTCCGTACAACTGACGTGACAGGGAACATCCTGTTGCCAGAAGGCGTTGAAATGGTAATGCCTGGCGATAACGTAACGATCGATGTTGAATTGATCCATCCGATCGCTGTTGAACAAGGAACGACTTTCTCTATCCGTGAAGGCGGACGTACAGTCGGTTCTGGTATCGTAACAGAAATCGAAGCCTAA